Proteins encoded together in one Lathyrus oleraceus cultivar Zhongwan6 chromosome 5, CAAS_Psat_ZW6_1.0, whole genome shotgun sequence window:
- the LOC127087792 gene encoding pentatricopeptide repeat-containing protein At4g31850, chloroplastic has protein sequence MTGLLLCSSTTTCSNSMSFCYTLTDATFYVLTNHGLFRGGTNFVKMKTFSNGSLLNWNKNGRRYVGHRAFRTRCTHDSDLVVVNRKKKKTKVSSEEVMTVLKSISDPNSVFSYFKLVSQLPNFVHTTDACNYMLEFLREQGRIEDMVFVFNLMQKQVIYRSLDTYMTIFKALLVKGGIGRANFALRKMKQAGFILNAYSYNGLIYLMLPHFCKEALKVYKRMISEGMKPSMKTYSVLMVALGRRRDTGSIMNLLEEMKSIGLRPNIYTYTICIRALGRAGRIDDAWGIFKVMDDEGCGPDVVTYTVLIDALCAAGKLDKAEELYMKMRANNHSPDRVTYITLMDKFGNVGDLEKVKRFWNEMEANDYAPDVVTYTILIEALCKSGDVDRAFSMLDVMTMKGILPNLHTYNTLICGFLKARRLDEALELFENMESLGFKPTAFSYVLFIDYYGKSGDPGKALDTFEKMKERGIMPSIAACNASLYTLAETGRIKEAEDIFNELHNCGLSPDSVTYNMMMKCYSKAGKVDKATNILSEMISKGCEPDVMIINSLIDTLYKAGRVDEAWKMFGRLKSLRLAPTVVTYNILLSGLGREGNIVNALELFRSMTESGCPPNTISFNSLLDCLSKNDAVDLALKMFCRMTTMNCKPDVFTYNSIIYGLIREGRTDYAFWFFHQMKKFISPDYVTLCTFLPGVVRHGRVDDAIKVVVEFVHQEGLQTNSQFWGELMECILTETEIEDAISFAEILVCNSVCQDDHVMLPLIRILCKRKKALDAQNLFDKFTKKLGIQPTLESYNCLIDGLLGSNLTEKALELFEEMKNAGCHPNNFTYNLFLDIHGKSKRISELYDLYNEMRCKGCGPNVITHNIIISALVKSNNLNKALDLYYELVSGNFSPTPSTYGPLIDGLLKVGRPEQAMKIFEEMLDYQCKPNSVIYNILINGFGKSGEIDIACDLFKKMVKEGIRPDLKSYSILVESLCMSGRVEEAFQYFEELKLTGLDPDTVSYNFIINGLARSHRFEGALSLFSEMKNRGVSPDLYTYNALILHLGIAGKVDIAVKMYEELQLVGLEPSVFTYNALIRGHSLSGNKDQAFSIFKKMMVVGCSPNAGTFAQLPNKC, from the coding sequence ATGACTGGCTTACTTCTCTGTTCCTCAACAACCACATGTTCTAACAGTATGTCGTTTTGCTATACTTTAACGGATGCTACTTTCTATGTTCTCACCAATCATGGGCTATTCAGAGGTGGAACCAATTTCGTCAAAATGAAAACTTTTTCCAATGGGTCTTTGTTAAATTGGAACAAAAATGGAAGGAGATATGTGGGTCATCGTGCATTTAGAACTAGATGTACTCATGATAGTGATTTAGTTGTGGTAAATCGTAAGAAGAAGAAAACTAAAGTGTCTTCTGAAGAAGTTATGACAGTTTTGAAGTCTATTTCTGATCCAAATTCTGTTTTTTCATACTTTAAGTTAGTTTCTCAGTTACCGAATTTTGTGCATACCACTGATGCTTGCAATTACATGCTTGAGTTTTTGAGAGAACAAGGGAGGATTGAGGATATGGTTTTTGTATTTAATTTGATGCAAAAGCAAGTTATTTACAGGAGTTTGGATACTTACATGACTATTTTCAAGGCTCTTTTGGTTAAAGGTGGGATTGGAAGAGCGAATTTTGCACTTCGTAAGATGAAGCAAGCTGGGTTTATCTTGAATGCGTATTCGTATAATGGTTTGATTTATTTAATGTTGCCTCATTTTTGTAAAGAGGCTTTGAAGGTTTACAAGAGAATGATCTCAGAAGGGATGAAGCCTAGCATGAAGACATATTCGGTGTTGATGGTTGCGTTGGGGAGGAGAAGGGACACAGGAAGCATTATGAATTTGTTGGAAGAAATGAAAAGTATAGGTTTGAGGCCGAATATATACACGTATACGATATGCATTAGAGCTCTTGGGAGGGCGGGGAGGATCGATGATGCATGGGGAATTTTTAAAGTAATGGACGATGAAGGATGTGGGCCTGATGTTGTCACGTATACGGTTCTTATTGATGCTCTTTGTGCCGCAGGGAAACTTGACAAGGCTGAAGAGTTATATATGAAGATGAGAGCGAACAATCATAGTCCGGATCGGGTAACATACATTACACTGATGGACAAGTTTGGTAATGTTGGTGACTTGGAAAAAGTGAAAAGATTCTGGAATGAGATGGAGGCTAATGATTATGCCCCTGATGTGGTCACCTACACTATACTTATTGAGGCTTTATGCAAATCTGGGGATGTTGATCGGGCATTTTCTATGTTAGATGTGATGACAATGAAAGGAATTTTACCAAATCTTCATACTTACAACACATTGATATGCGGATTTTTGAAGGCTAGAAGATTAGACGAGGCATTAGAACTTTTTGAAAATATGGAATCTTTGGGTTTTAAACCAACTGCTTTTTCTTATGTTCTTTTCATTGATTATTATGGAAAATCAGGAGATCCTGGAAAAGCTCTCGACACATTTGAAAAGATGAAAGAGAGAGGCATTATGCCAAGCATAGCAGCGTGCAATGCCTCCTTATATACTCTTGCAGAGACGGGTCGGATCAAAGAGGCAGAAGATATATTCAACGAACTTCACAACTGCGGGCTTTCACCGGATTCAGTAACATATAATATGATGATGAAGTGCTATAGCAAAGCAGGGAAAGTAGACAAAGCCACAAATATTTTGTCTGAGATGATAAGCAAAGGGTGTGAACCAGATGTAATGATAATTAATTCTTTAATCGACACACTTTACAAGGCTGGCCGTGTTGATGAGGCGTGGAAGATGTTCGGGAGGCTGAAGAGTTTGAGGCTAGCTCCTACAGTTGTGACGTACAACATTTTACTTAGCGGTCTTGGTAGAGAGGGAAATATCGTAAATGCCCTTGAATTGTTCAGGAGTATGACCGAGTCTGGATGCCCTCCAAACACGATATCTTTTAACTCACTCCTTGATTGTCTTTCAAAGAATGATGCAGTTGATTTGGCATTGAAGATGTTCTGTAGAATGACAACAATGAACTGTAAACCTGATGTTTTCACATACAATTCTATCATCTATGGCTTGATCAGAGAAGGCAGAACCGATTACGCATTTTGGTTTTTCCATCAGATGAAGAAATTTATTTCCCCTGATTATGTAACTTTATGCACCTTCCTTCCCGGTGTTGTGCGCCATGGAAGGGTTGACGATGCAATCAAGGTTGTAGTGGAATTTGTACACCAGGAAGGTTTACAGACAAATTCACAATTCTGGGGAGAACTAATGGAGTGCATTTTAACCGAAACGGAAATAGAGGACGCCATTTCATTTGCTGAAATATTGGTTTGCAATTCTGTTTGCCAAGATGATCATGTAATGCTACCTCTAATTAGAATTCTGTGTAAGCGGAAGAAGGCCCTTGATGCTCAAAATTTGTTCGACAAATTCACCAAAAAGTTGGGAATTCAGCCAACCCTAGAATCGTATAATTGTTTGATAGATGGGCTTCTTGGCTCTAATCTCACTGAAAAAGCTCTAGAActtttcgaagagatgaagaaCGCAGGTTGTCACCCGAATAATTTCACTTACAATTTGTTTCTTGATATTCACGGTAAATCTAAGAGGATCAGTGAACTCTATGATCTGTACAATGAGATGCGTTGTAAGGGATGCGGGCCTAATGTGATAACTCATAATATTATCATCTCCGCGCTTGTGAAATCTAACAACTTGAATAAGGCTTTGGATTTATACTATGAACTCGTGAGTGGTAATTTCTCTCCGACTCCTAGTACATATGGTCCTCTTATAGATGGTCTTTTAAAAGTTGGAAGACCCGAGCAAGCAATGAAGATTTTCGAGGAGATGTTAGATTATCAATGCAAGCCCAACAGCGTTATCTACAATATTCTTATCAACGGATTTGGGAAATCAGGCGAAATCGATATTGCTTGTGACTTGTTCAAAAAGATGGTTAAAGAAGGAATAAGGCCAGACTTGAAATCTTACTCCATTCTTGTAGAAAGTTTGTGCATGAGTGGTAGGGTTGAGGAAGCTTTCCAGTACTTTGAGGAACTAAAGTTGACTGGCCTTGATCCTGATACAGTTTCGTACAACTTTATTATCAACGGGCTCGCAAGATCGCATAGATTTGAAGGAGCTCTTTCTCTTTTTAGTGAAATGAAGAATAGAGGAGTTTCTCCTGATCTTTACACTTACAATGCATTGATTTTACATCTTGGAATTGCTGGAAAGGTAGACATAGCTGTAAAGATGTATGAGGAACTTCAACTTGTGGGTCTAGAACCGAGTGTTTTCACGTATAATGCTCTCATCCGCGGTCATAGTTTGTCGGGAAATAAAGATCAAGCCTTCTCCATCTTCAAGAAGATGATGGTTGTCGGGTGTAGCCCTAACGCGGGAACATTCGCTCAACTCCCTAATAAATGTTGA
- the LOC127087794 gene encoding probable steroid-binding protein 3, translated as MEITTQQLSAYNGADPSKPIYVAVKGRVFDVTTGKSFYGPGGAYAMFAGRDASRALAKMSKNEEDITSSLDGLTEKEIGVLNDWETKFVAKYPVVATLVN; from the coding sequence ATGGAGATTACAACGCAGCAACTCAGCGCATACAACGGCGCAGATCCATCGAAGCCCATATACGTTGCAGTGAAGGGTCGCGTGTTCGACGTCACCACCGGCAAATCGTTCTACGGTCCCGGCGGAGCCTACGCTATGTTCGCCGGCAGAGACGCGAGCAGAGCACTGGCGAAGATGAGCAAAAACGAAGAAGACATCACCTCGTCACTGGATGGGCTCACCGAGAAAGAGATCGGAGTTCTCAATGATTGGGAAACCAAGTTCGTCGCTAAGTACCCTGTTGTTGCAACCctagttaattaa
- the LOC127078915 gene encoding uncharacterized protein LOC127078915, translating to MKDGILNFVKGFHSKVVLSKVITSSFLTLIPKIPHPLNLEDDMSICLVGCLYKIVDKLLASRLKNFLGGLISQCQSAFVFGRQILDGVLVANEVVDHATREKKECVIIWMGWMEACILNSHLSILVDGSPTKDFKAKISLRQGNTLSPFLFVIVVKGLSELFIIASYIRDFEGYNMQDGLSIDLVQFLDDTLIMGAGCWKNLWSIKIILMGFKLVSGLGVNYHKSRLIGVNVSDQFIFIASNFLACKVDDSAFNFLGIPIGSNPRRMKMWAYVIEKFKSKLALWRGRFLSFGGRITLFNACIEEFDLALLSKWKWRILVEKEAVWKKIIKLRYGSVFYKIGDQSQTHFRSANWCGNTPLAYLFLDLFALNNVKGAFVIKMGSCCNDATVSGKVDSTHYSTCLDYKCFMESKVQVIMEEDMSMAFRTLWNWMVLAKIKAFGWRVFLNRLATKDQLIKRGLCLVNREGLCVLCLQSEEDLNHHFFDCSVLKKVWELIGFWIGYSLSLIGPPWKQFLSWSRFLKTFFNKGKFEIIWLADAVWRW from the exons ATGAAGGATGGTATCCTTAATTTCGTGAAGGGTTTTCACAGCAAGGTTGTTCTCTCAAAGGTTATTACATCCTCTTTTCTCACATTAATACCTAAGATCCCTCATCCTCTTAATCTTGAAGACGACATGTCAATTTGTTTAGTTGGATGTCTTTACAAGATTGTGGATAAACTTTTGGCATCGAGGTTAAAGAATTTTCTTGGTGGATTGATTTCGCAATGTCAATCGGCTTTTGTTTTTGGAAGGCAAATCTTAGATGGGGTTTTAGTTGCGAATGAGGTTGTGGATCATGCTACTAGGGAGAAGAAGGAATGTGTTAT TATTTGGATGGGATGGATGGAAGCTTGCATTTTGAATAGCCATTTGTCGATTTTGGTAGACGGGAGTCCGACGAAGGATTTTAAGGCGAAGATAAGCTTAAGGCAGGGAAATACTCTATCTCCCTTCCTATTTGTGATAGTTGTTAAAGGGCTCTCAGAGTTATTCATAATTGCTTCATATATAAGAGATTTTGAAGGATATAATATGCAAGATGGTTTATCGATTGATTTAGTCCAATTTTTGGACGATACTCTTATTATGGGTGCAGGTTGCTGGAAGAATTTATGGAGTATCAAAATCATCTTAATGGGTTTCAAACTAGTTTCAGGACTGGGTGTTAATTATCACAAGAGTAGGTTGATAGGGGTCAATGTCAGTGATCAGTTTATTTTTATTGCTTCCAATTTTTTAGCTTGTAAGGTGGATGATTCAGCTTTTAACTTCCTTGGGATTCCGATTGGCTCAAATCCGAGGAGGATGAAAATGTGGGCTTATGTTATTGAAAAGTTTAAATCTAAGTTAGCTTTGTGGAGAGGGAGATTCCTTTCTTTTGGAGGGAGGATTACTCTTTTCAATGCG TGCATTGAGGAGTTCGACTTGGCTCTTTTGTCTAAATGGAAGTGGAGGATTTTAGTTGAGAAGGAGGCCGTGTGGAAGAAGATTATTAAACTGAGATACG GTTCTGTTTTTTACAAAATTGGCGACCAATCCCAAACCCATTTCAGGTCTGCTAATTGGTGTGGTAATACTCCACTGGCATACTTGTTTCTGGATCTGTTTGCTCTCAACAATGTGAAAGGGGCTTTTGTGATTAAAATGGGAAGTTGCTGCAAT GATGCAACAGTTTCGGGAAAGGTTGATTCCACCCATTATTCTACTTGCCTCGACTATAAATGCTTCATGGAGTCTAAGGTGCAAGTTATCATGGAGGAGGATATGAGTATGGCCTTTCGTACTCTTTGGAATTGGATGGTTCTCGCAAAAATAAAAGCTTTTGGTTGGAGAGTTTTCTTGAATCGCTTGGCCACTAAAGATCAATTGATTAAAAGAGGTTTATGCCTTGTGAATCGTGAAGGTCTTTGTGTTTTGTGCCTCCAATCGGAGGAAGATCTTAACCATCATTTCTTTGATTGTTCGGTGTTGAAAAAAGTTTGGGAGCTTATAGGATTTTGGATTGGTTACTCTTTGAGTTTGATTGGTCCTCCTTGGAAGCAATTCTTATCTTGGAGCAGGTTCTTAAAAACTTTTTTTAATAAGGGTAAATTCGAAATCATTTGGTTAGCGGATGCAGTTTGGAGATGGTAG
- the LOC127087793 gene encoding probable protein phosphatase 2C 60, whose translation MGVYLSTPKTEKFSEDGESHNLRYGLSSMQGWRATMEDAHAAYTDLDGSTSFFGVYDGHGGKVVAKFCAKFLHQQMLKSEAYLVGDIGTSLQESFLRMDEMMRGQRGWRELSILGDKINKFSGMIEGLIWSPRSSNGISRADDWAFEEGPHSDFAGPTSGSTACVAVIRNNQLLVGNAGDSRCVISRKGQAYNLSRDHKPDLEIEKERISKAGGFIHAGRVNGSLNLTRAIGDMEFKQNKFLPAEKQVVTANPDINTVELCDEDEFMVLACDGIWDCLSSQQLVDFVHEQLCSETKLSTVCERVFDRCLAPSTAGGEGCDNMTMILVQFKKPAQSSAPAEEQSSSNELADSQVELKLERSDV comes from the exons ATGGGGGTATATCTCAGTACTCCCAAAACTGAGAAATTTTCTGAAGATGGAGAAAGTCACAATCTTAGATATGGTTTATCGTCCATGCAAGGCTGGCGTGCAACAATGGAAGATGCT CATGCTGCATATACTGATCTGGATGGTTCTACTTCGTTTTTTGGTGTTTATGATGGTCATGGAG GTAAGGTGGTTGCAAAGTTTTGTGCTAAGTTTCTTCATCAACAGATGCTCAAAAGTGAAGCATACTTAGTTGGAGATATTGGGACTTCTCTTCAAGAATCATTTTTAAG AATGGATGAGATGATGCGTGGTCAAAGAGGATGGAGGGAGCTATCAATCTTGGGAGATAAGATAAACAAATTTAGTGGGATGATAGAAGGGTTGATTTGGTCTCCACGAAGCAGCAATGGTATTAGCAGAGCTGATGATTGGGCTTTTGAGGAG GGGCCTCATTCTGATTTTGCTGGACCAACTTCAGGAAGCACAGCGTGTGTTGCAGTTATCAGAAACAACCAGCTTCTTGTTGGAAATGCTGGTGATTCACGTTGTGTGATATCTCGAAAGGGACAG GCATACAATTTGTCCAGAGACCACAAACCTGATCTTGAGATTGAGAAGGAAAGAATTTCGAAAGCTGGTGGTTTTATTCATGCAGGAAGAGTCAATGGCAGTTTAAACCTTACAAGAGCTATTG GTGACATGGAATTTAAACAGAACAAATTTCTTCCTGCTGAAAAACAAGTTGTAACTGCCAATCCAGATATAAACACC GTTGAGCTTTGTGATGAAGATGAATTTATGGTTCTAGCTTGTGATGGCATATG GGACTGCTTGTCAAGTCAACAATTGGTAGATTTTGTTCATGAACAATTGTGTTCG GAAACAAAACTTTCCACTGTGTGCGAAAGAGTATTTGACCGGTGTTTGGCTCCATCAACTGCTGGTGGCGAAGGATGTGATAACATGACCATGATCTTGGTTCAGTTCAAAAAACCTGCTCAGTCCAGTGCACCAGCAGAAGAGCAATCTTCATCAAACGAACTAGCTGATTCACAAGTTGAACTGAAGCTTGAAAGAAGTGATGTTTAG